TCTGTGTCCATGTCGTTATGATTATGCCTTGGCAGTATATTCTTGGACATCAAGATAGTTCAGGAATGTGGCCTCAACAGCAAAGAAATCCCCCAAAATGCGCCGCACCCATACAGGTTGGCGCCGACATAGACCTCTCCCGTTCGTTCAACTAGCAACTCACGCCATGCTATCAAGTTGCCATGAAAGTAGTTCAATCATCTGGTGCTCGTACACCACCGGCCCCTTGCGCCCGTATCTGACGCGCAGTAGCTCATCTCCATAAACGCCCCCAGTAGAGCCCCCAACATGATCCCCCCAGTTTCGCCACTCGATACCACCCCAATGCAGAAATCAGCGTCTACCAAGCGCGCATCATGCTCTATATAACCCAAGACCGCGGACAGTATCGCCATGTATATCGCCCCGCCGGCGACTCCCACAGACGACGCCAGTAGCAAGAGCGAAAACACGCTCGATGCCACAAAGAAGAGCAGATTTATGAGCTGCAGCCCCGAGGAGACCACCAGGAGCACAAACAGAGGGTACAGCTGTTTCCACTGAAACAAGACCAGTGACGATCGTGCGACGAAATCTCCCACCTGGAAAGCAGCTCCGAACGCGGCCTTGAATTGCGCAAATGCACCCAGGGATGCGGACATGGGCTGCAATCGAATGGACGCCGGAAAGACGAAAGCCTGTACAGAAGACGCCATGAACATGGGCAGTATAAACTTGACCAATAGGGGCTGAACTAGAGTCAAACTTCGTTTAACTCTAGATCGCAACATGGCCGTCGACTTGGGGCCACCACGCCCTGGTGTCAAAGGAATgttctcttcctcgtcgttCACAGACGATCTCGTCCAAGGGGATTTGGTACTGATTCGAGGCAGCGGAGCTGAAGGCAGGACCACAAAATGTGCGGCTAGCAGAATGCCAACCAGGTAGTACACGCAATGGAGCAAATCCCGCAACAACATGCCCATGCCGTAGGTGAGCACATGCGGCATCACGGTGACCACCACTCTGCCGATGCCCGTGCCCATTCCCCAGCCGGCCAGTCCCCAGCGTCCATAATATCGCATCTGCGATAGAAACGAGACTTCTCCTGCCGCAGcgctggccgaggccagcaTCGTCATGAGGATTCGAATGGGGGGCGCGAcgtttggcggcgcagctgCGGTAACGACGGCTGCGAGGATCCAGCATGCTGTGAGGAAACACGGCCGAAGCCACCAGGCGACATGGCATAAGACATGGGGAAGGATTAGTTTTGTCGCCAGGGCTGGTGATGCTTCGATGAGGATCACTGTCGGCCGCGAATATGGAATGATGAGGTAGCTAGaggagaagatgatggacggcaagacgacattgacgaggcCTACGAGAGAACAGTCAGCCGGTTTATCGTTGgtgctggccaagagcaagaCGAAAAGCTCAAAGGAATAAAGTATCAAGATGCCCCTTGAAGACATAGGTTCCAGGGACGCGCGTACCTAGGAGGCAGAATCCAACGAGAGCGCGAACATCATGACTGGCAAACACGGCGGCTGGTCGACGAAGCGCAGTCCTGACTGCTGGCATCTCGTCATCTCCAGGGCTCAGATGTGAGCATGACAACGTTGATCGATGCAGATTGTATTGGAGAGGGACACGCAGGGGCAAAATAGCCTGGGTACAGATGCGGTCAACAATGTCCAAGACGACACCCCGGGCATGGGCCAACTTGAGGCGCGGGATCGAGTGTCGTCACCGCCGGAGCGGCACTGAGTAGCCGATCTTGGACTCTTGGCGTCTACGACAGCGAGCATGGCGTCGTGTCAGATGAGATTGACGTTGGCAGCACGTTGGCGGTGCCTGCGATTGCTACTGGAGGCTCCGTCTACAGTGTGACGCAAATAGTATTGTACCAGACAGCTAGATTGGGCACCCGGCCATCTCACCAGACTGCATGGGACAATCTGGGTAGGGTGACGGTGCCTTGGCGCATGGCAATGGGGTGGTATTGCACGCACAAGGATGTGAAGCGTCTTTCGCAGTGAAGCTTACTGCCGGCCGTGGGAGTGGcgatgaagagaaagaaCAGGCTGCCACTTTCGGTGTCTGTATGGACAACAACCGTCCCTAACAATGGCCACGGTTATCATCATGTGAAGCAATgcggtgtacggagtacggagtatggatATCCTGTACCAAGAGCGAGGTGATTGGCCCATCAAGCGACGGATTGATTACGTCGCCCTCGGGTTCGTCAAAGGCATTGTTCGTGTAGCCACAAACCACGCACAAGAACGTTCAATCATGCCGCAGTAGTGCCAGTCTGGTAACATCAATCCTCTTAGGCGAAAAAAACATCGAGGCCTTGGAATTGCGTACGCACAGTAGTCGCCGCGACCCATAATCACATGCTTTTCGACACGTATCAAAAGATGAAATAAATTCCACGGCTGTGTTTTTTGTTGAGAGATGAGCATGCCTGGCTGCCATCTTTTGCTACCGTTTGTTTGGCTGAGGCAGGGACCTAATCCACACCTTCCCCGTCTCCCCAACCCCGGCGGGGCGATTGTGCCcctcgcagccgcagccagtAGCATCTGCACGTGGGACGAGCAGGTACGACGAGGCTTAATTGCATGTGtgccgtactccgtacgctgGCTGGCCAAAGCCTGAATCAATTGACACTTTTCTCGGGTCCACTCTATGCAGCTATGCGGCCCCCAATTGACCTGCTCTTCTGCAGTTCTCTTcgtgcttcaatgttcgcttCATGTTGCTTCGCTGTCGCTGTGCTTTGGTCTGTCTACAGCGCTGAAAGACATTATTGTCCTTGTGTTGAGACTGTCTAGATGGACGCTGCCATGGACTTGAGAGGCAGACGCGCTACGTCCGTCCTGGCATCGCTGATGTTCCCCCGTCTTCAAATAAACCGAGTAGCACCACCAGCATGTCAGATACTAGCCAAAAAGCGCACGGTCGAAGCGTGCCACAATCCGGGATGGACAGAAAGCCGCCAgtcatggccaagacgcTTGACTCTTCACGGGGTCGCCAAGCTCCAGTCATGTATGCAGACCGCGGCGCGTGCCTTCAACGACAGGACCAGAGGCGCGGGGCCTCAGCGTCGCCTCTCACGACATCGAGTCACAATCTCGGGCTCGAGGAGACAGTGTGCCAGGGGGTACAGGCCAATCAGACGATGACGATTAAATAGATATTCATTTACTGCGAAATTAGTAGACGATAACAGTGCCAGTAACCCTGTCAGGTACAAGTTGCTACATTAACTAAATTATTTGCCTTTACTCCATATTACGTGCTTAAGTAGTCActtgtattatataagcagTCTATGGAGGGTGGGGGCCCCGCGAGCCATTGGGCAACTAAAGAGATAGAGCTGACACTCTGTACAGTCCACCCCCTGAATTATCCTTCATGCGTGGCCTGACAGGGGTATTATAACAGCAGCCTGCGGAGGTGGCCTTCAAAAATCGTGCCTGTTACACAAGCTGACAGGGGTGGTCGGACAGGGATGATAGTAGGAAAACAAGGCTAATAAATTTAGAAACACACCACCTAATTTAGCTGTGACCAGAGCCTTGACAGAAAAACTACATTACATGTAGTTTTTTTCAGCctgatacggagtactgttTTAGATCccacgcttgcacgatacttgtattatACTTGTAATTTTATCAGACTATAAAGcaaaataattaaaaaatcAATAATTTTAGgtaaaatattaaactaaataaaaatataatataatataacttattagttttatttttataaaattattattaaaacttgaaatatttaattaataccCTGCTAGGTCACGCATGAAGAATAATTTAGGGCTCCCATCCATTCCCGCCGGTGGCCGCCCACTTACTGCCGCAATGCTAGTCCGATTAGTCTCCCCGGACCCTGTCCGCAGCTGCATTTCACCATGTGTCCTCATGATTTGCGTTGGAGCCGTCTTACACCATTTGTATTTGAATCGTGCAAATACGCCTCGGCCGGAGAGCCGCCAGAGAACCGTCTGAGGTCTCATCCTCTCTCAGCCGGGAAGCCCGTCTCGCGCCATCTCTCCGACCACCTGGCCTTGTTCCCACCCGCTTCCGTCTTTAAACCCTGATTtatttttctcttcctctgcgTGTCACCttgcttcttgttgctccAGCCGTCATTCACTTTCGACATTCATTTATCGTGGTGTCGTGTGGAAGCACACTGCGATTCCACGACGGCAGCCGAAATGCGATTCAACCTCGGTACATCCTCAAGCGGTCATCGCCCGCTTCCTCAGTATAAAACTTGCCTGAATGACTTGCCCTCTACTCGTCGCTCCAAGGCGGGCAGGTTGGCCAAATGCATCGTCGGCGGAACCGCATTGCTGGCAGCTGCAGGGCTCGCAGCTCATTACCTGGTTGTAAGTTGCCTCCGACTTGGACACGCCACGACAACTTCATTTTTATTCAACAAAGCCCACTAACTCGGTTATACACAGCCCTCATTAGACTCCCTCGGATATAAGACGGGCCAAGGTCCGCCGCCGGACAAAGTCCTCACAACGCATCAACTGCAGGCACTGCAACCCGGCAATCGCTCCATCTCAGTTGGTGGCGATCGCCGTCTTCGCATCTTTATGCCCACCGACTCGCCTCACATCAATCTGTGCAAGTCTGTCATGTCAGCCGTGGCCCTGGGCTACCCAGCACCAATTTTACTGAACTGGGGAGGTGAATTCAACCGCCCTGAATGGCACTTGGCCGGCAGCCACATTGCCAAACTTGAGAGTCTTCTATCGGTTATTGAGAACATGCTCTCTCTGGCCGAGggcgaagacggcgatgTTCACCAAGACGACTTGGCCGTTCTTGTCGACGCTCACGACATTTGGTTCCAGCTGCCCCCCTCGGTGCTCATCCAGCGTTACCACCAACTCAACCGCGAAGCCGACGAGAGGGTGCGGCAGCAGTGGGACGACGCCCAAGGCTTCGCAGCAGATTTCCCCATCCAGCCGCCCAAGCAGTCCATCCTTGTCACGGCAGCC
The DNA window shown above is from Metarhizium brunneum chromosome 1, complete sequence and carries:
- the BTN1_0 gene encoding Protein BTN1 produces the protein MPAVRTALRRPAAVFASHDVRALVGFCLLGLVNVVLPSIIFSSSYLIIPYSRPTVILIEASPALATKLILPHVLCHVAWWLRPCFLTACWILAAVVTAAAPPNVAPPIRILMTMLASASAAAGEVSFLSQMRYYGRWGLAGWGMGTGIGRVVVTVMPHVLTYGMGMLLRDLLHCVYYLVGILLAAHFVVLPSAPLPRISTKSPWTRSSVNDEEENIPLTPGRGGPKSTAMLRSRVKRSLTLVQPLLVKFILPMFMASSVQAFVFPASIRLQPMSASLGAFAQFKAAFGAAFQVGDFVARSSLVLFQWKQLYPLFVLLVVSSGLQLINLLFFVASSVFSLLLLASSVGVAGGAIYMAILSAVLGYIEHDARLVDADFCIGVVSSGETGGIMLGALLGAFMEMSYCASDTGARGRWCTSTR